A stretch of Malus sylvestris chromosome 11, drMalSylv7.2, whole genome shotgun sequence DNA encodes these proteins:
- the LOC126588175 gene encoding cytochrome P450 71AU50-like gives MALWIWATIGVLALVHVLQTWISKGKNKNKMLPPGPRGFPIFGSLHLLGKVPNRNLYQLAQKYGDIMYMRLGLQHNIVISSPRAAELFLKTHDLNFASRPPHEGAKHVIFGQTNMSFAKYGPYWRDMRKMCTLELLSNHKINSFKAMRREEVSLLIQSVQEDANDRRVPINLSDKIASLSVDLTCRLVFGKKYKDEDFDERGFTAVLKESIQIVAAPNLNDHIPFLRPFDLQGLTKKMKSINKKFNTFFEKIIDDHLQSKDEERTKDFVDVVLGRMGSEESDYRIERVHVKAVMLDMFAAALDTPPSAILWALSELLRHPQVMKKLQKELENVVGLNRMVEESDLEKLEYLDIVVKETLRLHPVLPLLLPHLSIEDCTVDGYHIPKNSRLIVNAWAIGRDPSAWEDAEKFVPERFEGSNIDVKGKHFQLIPFGSGRRRCAGMQLGLTVVQFVLAQIVHCFDWELPDNMLPNELDMTEVFGLAVSRTKDLLLIPSYRLQN, from the exons ATGGCACTTTGGATTTGGGCAACAATTGGGGTGCTTGCACTTGTTCACGTCCTGCAGACATGGATATCAAAAggcaagaacaagaacaagatgCTACCTCCTGGTCCGAGAGGGTTTCCTATCTTTGGCAGCCTCCACTTGTTAGGGAAGGTCCCTAACAGGAATCTTTATCAACTAGCCCAGAAATACGGCGACATCATGTACATGCGGTTAGGCCTCCAACATAACATTGTTATCTCGTCCCCACGAGCGGCCGAGCTGTTCCTCAAAACACACGACCTTAATTTTGCAAGTAGACCACCTCATGAAGGTGCAAAGCACGTCATCTTTGGGCAAACGAACATGAGCTTCGCTAAGTATGGCCCGTATTGGCGCGATATGCGAAAGATGTGCACGCTCGAATTACTTAGCAACCACAAGATCAACTCTTTCAAGGCCATGAGGAGAGAAGAGGTTTCTCTTCTGATTCAATCTGTTCAAGAGGACGCCAATGATCGACGGGTTCCTATCAATCTCAGTGACAAGATCGCATCGCTCAGCGTTGACCTGACCTGTCGGCTGGTGTTTGGGAAGAAGTACAAGGACGAGGACTTTGACGAGAGGGGTTTCACGGCGGTGTTGAAAGAGTCTATCCAAATAGTAGCAGCACCTAACTTGAATGATCACATTCCTTTTCTTAGGCCTTTTGACCTGCAAGGGCTCACCAAAAAAATGAAGTCTATCAACAAGAAGTTTAATACTTTTTTTGAGAAGATAATCGACGACCATCTTCAATCCAAGGATGAAGAAAGAACAAAGGACTTCGTTGATGTCGTGCTGGGCCGCATGGGGTCTGAAGAATCAGACTACCGAATCGAACGCGTGCATGTCAAAGCCGTTATGCTG GACATGTTCGCGGCCGCATTGGACACACCACCATCAGCAATCCTGTGGGCGCTCTCAGAACTCCTTAGGCACCCACAAGTTATGAAGAAACTCCAAAAGGAGCTAGAAAATGTTGTAGGTCTCAATAGAATGGTGGAGGAATCAGACTTGGAGAAATTGGAGTACTTGGACATTGTAGTGAAGGAAACCTTGAGACTACATCCTGTGTTACCATTGTTGCTCCCTCATTTATCCATTGAAGATTGCACTGTCGATGGGTACCACATACCGAAAAATTCGCGCCTTATCGTAAACGCATGGGCAATTGGGAGAGACCCAAGTGCTTGGGAAGATGCAGAGAAGTTTGTACCAGAAAGGTTTGAGGGCAGCAATATTGATGTTAAAGGAAAACACTTTCAGCTTATACCGTTTGGCTCTGGCAGAAGACGTTGCGCTGGAATGCAGTTAGGGCTTACTGTGGTACAGTTTGTGTTGGCACAGATTGTGCATTGTTTTGATTGGGAACTTCCAGACAACATGTTGCCAAATGAGTTGGATATGACTGAGGTGTTTGGTCTTGCAGTTTCTAGGACCAAGGATTTGCTCCTTATTCCTTCATATCGCCTTCAGAATTGA